ataggacggagtggagggagcgaatttgtgtcgttGACACgatttgatttcacggttttatatgatggttcatgttagccgaccccgaatcatttcgggactaaggctttgttgttgttgttgtagtagTTGATAATGTGGTTTGAAAATGAGAAAACATAATTACTTGCTTCTCCAGATTGCATTTTATAAGAACTTATGGTAAAAAacagtatatatattttattaaaaataaaaataatcataaattactgcacacacacacatacacaaatttataatattcttttatttttttttatgatctAATCATCTACAATTTAAATGAAACAAATTGTCAAGGGAACAATATtatatttctattttatataaAGAAAATTGTATTTTTCATATTTGTATTAGTCTATGAAGCATGGACGGGGTCGCCGTGGCCGAGTCGGACTCGTCGGACGCAGGGACACGGCGGGGACATGGCCGAACACGGCGGGGAGACGACCGGAAAGTTGGACACGGCGGGACACGGGGGACTCGGATGGGGACTCGGCTGGGGTAAAacattagggttttttttttaaaaattataaaatttaaggatcAATTAAACATTTTACCAACAAAACCTAAATTAGACTCACTTGTATCGCAAATTAAATTAGGTATTCTTTCTCTCCTTCCTTCCTTTGCGCAAATCGCGATTCTCCTGCAACCTGCAAATCACAACATCACGATTCCATCTCCTTCGACATCACGATTCCATCTTCCTGCGCAAATCAACATCATCTCCTTCCTGCGCAAATCAACATCCTTCAACAATTCCTTCTCTCCTGGGTTCTTACATGCGCGATTCTTCTCAGTGTTCTTCTCtgattttcctttttctttaaacCTAAAACAGAAACCAttcccttcccttccctttGGGGTTCCAATTTCATAGTTCTTTTGGATATTCGAATTTCATAGTTATGGTTTGAAGATTAAGTACtttggtttgatttgatttgtagtaGTTATTGTTTTTGTGATGAATTAATGACTTATCTTattatggattttttttatggattagAGAATGATTTATTTGTGAGTTAGcaagttttttatatatttttatatctaatatatatataattaattatataaaatttgccgTGTCCCCGTTGCACCCatgtctcatattttctaaaaatgccgTTTGCCGTGTCCGCACCCGAGTCGGTGCTTCAGAGGTATTAGTTCatattaacaataaaaaaagaataaaaattaagtttaatgaGATACAACTTGTATAGTAAGGAATATTTTTGCAAAACGGTATATATAAAATGAATTGACAAGTTACCACGCAAAATTTTACCATGAACTAAAGGAGTTCAGAATTGAACTGGACCTTGTAGTCAAGTTAACTCGATTGTCTGAACAATTTTCTGAATTTGTTTAACGAGACTGCAATAAATGTGAGGAGAAAGTGATACTGTCTGCTTGTTGGGGGATTTTTGACTGTGATTgaattttgttttgaattttGAGGTTGATTAGAATTCTTCTTAGCAGGTCAAAATTGGCGAGAAGATGTGAAAACTGGACATTCACGTCAGAAAGTGAAGGGAAATCAGGCACTTTCAAGTCAGCTCTTCAAGTCATCCCCTTTTCGAATAGCTTCCAAGCTTTTGCATACTCAGTTCACTAGGCTCTATCTCCTCCAtcccaattttttcaaaattctccatctggGTTTGTTGGTTTCAAATGATTTATTTACGTAGAGATTCCATAGCACAAATTTACTCTAAAGTTTCTTTTATCAGTGTCCCACGTCTGAGTTATCACTGTGCAAGTTTCTGCAATTTTGCATTTCCCTCATTTATCTCATTGAGTCAATTCTCTGCGagttcttgtcctctgactgcCAATATCAACTCATTCAAGGTTTTTGGTCAGACTGAAAGCTGTCTTGGTTACAGTTTTCCCTCAAATCAAATTATTACTGGCTCTTTTGGCGGTTTTCTTTGTTCTTATTACTCAACTAAAGTGCCATCAAGGTCATTTAGAAGGAGACAAAGTAAAAGGTTAAAAGCCGGCAGGAAGCCTGTCCTTAATGAAGCTAAATTTCAACAAGCGATTTCCCAACTCCCACCACGATTCAGTAACGAACAACTCTGCAATGTCTTAACAGTTGAAGAAGATCCTTTGGTATGTTTTGAGATATTTAATTGGGCATCACAAACCCCTAGATTTAGGCATGACACATTTACTTACCATATTACTATAAAGAAGCTTGGTGTAGCTAAAATGTACCAAGAAATGGATGATGTTGTTAATCAAGTGCTTGCTGTTCCCTATATTGGTAATGAGGCTTTGTACAATACGATTATCTATTTCTTCACTGAAGCTAGGAAGTTGACTAGAGCAGTAAATATATTTAAGCATATGAAAAATTCTCCAAACTTGGAATGTAGACCGTCCATTCGAACCTATAACAGTCTTTTTACGGCAATGTTGAGTAGGGGAAGGAATTCTTATATAAATCATATTTATATGGACACTATTAGATGTTTGTTTAAGCAGATGGTGGATGATGGAGTTGAACCTGATATTTTTTCATTGAATTCCATGATAAAAGGGTATGTTCTTTCTCTTCATGTGAATGATGCTTTGAGAATATTCCACCAAATGGGTACAGTCTATAACTGCGTGCCCAATGCATTCTCCTATGATTATTTGATCCATGGGTTGTGTTCTCAAGGTCGAACTAATAATGCTAGGGAGTTGTGTGAGGAGATGGAGAAGAAAGGCTTCATCCCAAGTAGCAAGTCCTACAACTCACTTGTGAATGCTTTGGCTCTTAATGGAGAAGTTAATGTAGCTGTAGATTATTTGTGGGAAATGATAAGAAGACATAAGTCACCCGATTTCATCACATACAGGACGGTCCTGGATGAGATTTGCAGGCAGCAAACGGTTAGAGAGGCAATGCAATTGTTGAAGGAATGGCAAGAGAAAGATCTTCTGGATGGCCATATCTACAATAAGCTTCTTAATGTGCTTGAAGATGACTTTGGATATTCAAATAACAGAAATTAGTTCAGGTATTGAGTATTGACCTTCTTTTCCATGCCATATGTGATATAGTTCTGTTGCATTTCTGTATACAAGAAACCTTTTAATTTGCTTAAAGATGATTTTGAATATTCAAGTAACAGAAACTAGTTCAGGTATTAAGCATTGACGTTCTATTGCATGTCATACAAGGAGTTCTGTTACATTTAAACCATATTTATCTGTATGCCCTTTGATATTGTATTCGTTGTACTATACTGACATTGTGTGCACATTGTGTGCCGAGTCTCAACTTGACAGGTTGTTTGGTTGGAGCTAATACATGAATTTCTTATCCTTCACATGTTTGTTGCAAAATGCAATACATCACTTTGACTATATGCATTTTCAGTGAGATAAACTATTATAAGTGATTGTGTTGATTCCTTATTAATAACGGCTCAATGTTACATTTACTATAGCTTGAGGGTCAAATAAAACATCATGGAACATTACAAGCCCTTTGATATTATATTCGTTGTACTATACTGACATTGTGTGCCGAGTCCCAACTTGACAGGTTGTTTGGTTGGAGCTAATACATGAATTTCTTATCCTTCCCATGTTTGTTGCAAAATGCAATACATCACTTTGACTATATGCATTTTCAGTGAGATAAACTATTATAAGTGATTGTGTTGATTCCTTATTAATAACGGCTCAATGTTACATTTACTATAGCTTGAGGGTCAAATAAAACATCATGGAACATTACAAGCCCTTTGATATTATATTCGTTGTACTATACTGACATTGTGTGCCGAGTCCCAACTTGACAGGTTGTTTGGTTGGAGCTAATACATGAATTTCTTATCCTTCCCATGTTTGTTGCAAAATGTAATACATCACTTTGACTATATGCATTTTATATATTGCAATGTTCCATGATGTTTTATTCGACCCTCGAGCTATAGTAAATGTAACATTGAGCCCTTATTAATAAGGAATCAACACAATCACTTATAATAGTTTGAGGACCAAATACAATACTTAGAACACGGGGGCTTGATAAATCAGTTGTAAATCTAGGGtctgtataaaaaaaattctagtgCGGGGACTGGATCTGGCTCTTTTTACCaacaatagttgttaaaggcgcgcctCGCTCAAGGCTCAATGTCTTGAGCCTTAAGTGCAGAAAGTGAGCCGCTGTACCAAAGGTTCTCACCTTGTGCGCGTCGCTTGCGCCTCAGAGCCTGGATCAATGCGCGCCTTAGGGTTTTCACTagagtttatttattttttattttttactgttTTCTGTAAAATAAATGTTTGATTAACCTCAACCactaatctaatttaaataagatCAATCTTAACCCTTGATCTAAATAAGAATATCAAGAGTCATAACTAAATATAGAAAGAATAGAGAAGGATTAAGAGCATTCATTTAAAGAAAGAAGAGCAGTCCCGTAAAGAACTAAATATATGATGAtgattattagtttttattttgtgtttttttttttttgattgacAATGAATGGTGATTAGTTTAGTAGCATTAGTTATAGTTAGGTACTCAGGTTAAAATGTTAAGTATATGTTAATGTCTCTATGAAGTATGAACTTAACTTGGTGTTTATGAcatttatgatttaatattatgtttttatgtagttttgttttgtttgtatgGTCACAAGTGTCTTTTTGGATTATGCTTAACTAGTAAAagagtatttatttattttattttatgctcTCGTGTTCCTAAGGCATGCGCCTAGACTGGCGCCTTGAgcctaggctccaggaccccttagCGCGCCTTTCGCCTTCAACAACTATGTTTACCAATTGATATACACTGAAGCATATATCCTCGGTATCCTTACTACTAACTTTTTTCACATTCATAAACATGAGAGTTATGTTGTTTGGTATACTTAGGTTTGCATGAGAGACATACATCCCCTTTTAATCTCCTGATGGGATTTTTTATGTTGTATGATTCTCTGATGAGTTATTAAATCTATTTTGACAACATTCTGAAAAAGTGAACGGAGTAGCATTTCATCTCTAAATTGCTGTACTCTCAATATATTTCTTATGgttttttgaattttctttgttgttttgATAGTTGTACAATTGAAACTTGAGAGAAATACTAAATTGAAGCTATGATTTCTGATATATTTCATATTACTTTATGCAAGTTTTCATGGTGATAATCCCGTGTTTTAGTGCCAATCTTTGGTCTTCTAGTAGTGTAGCACTTTCACTTGGTTACTGATGTCAAAAGCTAGCCCGAGAATTGCTAtttatatgttttaaatttctgTGAGAGCTtaatccatttttttttgttcatgtAAAAATCGTCTACACTTATGATCTATTATTGCAGTATAATAGCTTCTCACGTTGTCTTGCAAAAAGAATAAAAGCCAATATTTCAAATCTCATTCTTGTGTCCTGTTGTTTCTCCTGCCTTTATGATATTTGTATATTTGGATTCATATCTTGTCTGATAGTCTTTTGTTGAATTTGTTTTGTGCAAATTCTGTTTATTTCCACATATCCTTGATATAGTTTGCTCAGTAGGTGCCACCTTCTATTTGAACCCGTGCGTGGCTCACTCCTGCACTGCCGTAACATTTTGCCCATGAAATTGAAGAACCTCAATTCTTGAAAACGACAATGTTCATTCATTGACTGTTATTGGTCTATCATCAATCATACTTACAAAATTGATGAGAAGGGGGATCCACCAGTGGCAAGGTCAGCATCTGCAGCAAAGAGGGGCGGGGAGTTTCCGGATTGCTGTCAATATTGTTTAGGGGGGCATCTCCTTCAACCAGTATCATGATCCAGATTATTATGTATGTTAAATCCAGCTAGGAGAAAGCTCTGATTTAGTAGATTTGGATCCTATAACAATCACTTAATTTGTATATtacatgttttatttattgttcGCTGTAGTTGAAAATTTTGTTCAGTTCAAAATTCTTTTGTTCCTAACAGGCAACTCTCAATTCTTGCTGTTGCTAATCTCAAAATATACAATTGTGGAAAGAAACTCTTTTCTGAGCAGTTTTTGAAAGTCTTTTCCTTTTTGTATGTAACTTTACTAATATGGTTACGTTGGTTAGAGTTAATTTTTCAAAGTTCAGGGTTTTGTTATCttgattaaaaaattaaaagtgtcaTACTTGAAAAGAGTACATATTTAATTGGCCTAACCTCTTCCCAGTttcttgtaacttttttttcatttagccactaTAACTTTAGGCCTTTCCATTTAGTCACTTAAACTCAAGGTCTAACCCCTTCCCAGCCctttaaacttgtaactttttttcatttagccatTTTAATTTTAGGTCCTCCCATTCAGCCACTTAAACTCAAATATTGTAACTCTTTTGGTCTctttttccaaatcaaaatttaaataattagcAATTCGTCAAATGcagttattaatttatcataaCCAATTAAGTTATTAAACAACTAACTCCATAATTTGGACatccataaaacaattttcCCGGATTTGAGGGTTTTTGTGATACTTTAAGTGGTGAAATTTTACCGTTATAGTgactaaatgaaaaaaagttacaagtttaaggggttgggAAGGCAACAAGTGACACGTAAGTGCCATGTAGGCTTATAAGGGCTAAAGGTGTCTCATTTGTTGAGTTTAAGTGGCTAAATAGGAACACTCTAAGTTTAGGTgactaaatgaaaaaaagttacaagtttaaggggctgggAAGGGATTAGAcctatttaattttctatttctATAAGTTCAAACGCTAATTTCTTaacaattataacattttttcaatttttttatttctaggtatatttttttataattgttataaatcaaaatttaattcagaaataagttatttgaatttgaataaaaatacgataaaaatgagtttaaaagtgttattaaagataaagagtatggaaagtaattaataataaaataagatttatgaaATCTGAACTCACGAACTCTTACATTAAAATACACTTTTGaaatattgaaataatactactgtaaatataaataaatattaggaAGGCTACATGGGTGGAACCACTATTACTGGGCTGAGAGCCAAAGCCCTGGGCTGGCTCTGCTGCTGTTTTAAACTCAAGGTATCTATCTCAATATTCCTTAGTTTCAGTAAGGACACTGAAGCATGAGCTGTGGAGATCAATAAAAGATGAAAAATCTTCTCTCCTGCCACTGAACTACAAATATTTCAACGtagaattttgtattttttttttttttttttggcaaatttcatatataatccAAACCTTCCCAGTCAAATTGTGGAGATTGAATCTGTTAACTATATAGTCCAAACTTTCCCAGTCAAATTCCTTATGTAGGACAATACAAGATTGTCCGTCCTTGCATACATGCGTACAAAATTAGTGCTCTTTCCGTGCAGGTGTAAAGATCTAGCACAGGATGGAgaagaaaaaacacaaaaaaatatgcTGCAAGTACCCAAAAAAATTGTAGCAGTAATGTTTCTGGGTAAACATGAGACTTCTTTGAGAGTCTTTCCACCATTTTTCTGCTTCTATCTAGAAGTTCCTTTTCTGCACCATGTGAGAAAACAATTAGAGAAATGCAGGGAAAGCGGTTGTAGCTACAAAAAGGaattatttttatactattttttaaattaagaaaGTAATACTAATaacctctaaaagaagagaactCAAGCCTCTTCCCATTAGTGTGTTCCATTACAATGTCTGTTGTGATTACCTTGCTGATTCACAACTCTTGATCACTGTCAACCTGAGCTTTTGCTGCTGCCTTTTCTGCTTCCTCCAAAACAAATGACTTGAGAGATTCCACATCTCTTTGCCCTACTCATTTGCGTATCATGCAAAACAAACTTAGATTTTCAGTTATAAGCTGGTTGTAAATCATTCTATCACTGCATACATAATCCAAATGCAAGGAAATAGTGTTCTCACAATCTGATCACGGAAAAGAAAATTGAAATTATGTACCTCATAAGTTGGATTTGTTAATTATCTCAATGAACAAAAGAATAAACAATGGAAAGTAGAAATTTCCCTTGAAATGGATGGTACAAGTTTTGGAGAGATGTGCCACCTTAGCACTAAAGTCTCTTTTGATGTTATATACCCCACAATTTTTACTCAAGTTGGCTATGCCCATGTGTCAGAGATgataataaaagttatttttgGACCTTAACTATTAGTTAAAGCTTTTGGTTCAACTGGTTCCTTAACATGATATTAGAGTCTCTTAGACCAAGTGGTAGAGAGTTCAGATACTGACAACTCcatttgttaattaaatttcaacacatgGCAAGATGGGCATGTGTTGTACACGTTTCAAGTCCAAAGGGCATTTGCGTGAGGGAGTGTGTCAAAGATAATAAGTAAAAGCTATTCTTGAGCCTCAACTATAAGCTTAAGattttggttcaattggttCCTTAACACTATGTTGGCAGTAGAGTATCACAAGCATTTTATGTATAGGAAAAAGCCCAAGTAATTTTGTGGATACTTTGCCAATAGTACTATCAAAGTTATGTTCAAAATCACATGCCTTGATAGTACCTTTATCCATTCCATAGCCATGATAATTCCCAAGTCCACTTCATGCTAATGTCTGGAGATGGACCAGAACAATAATTGCTGATTCGTCATCTACTCAAAGATTCTTCCTCGAAAAATAATGATCTGCCTAAGCCTTGCTATACATCTTAGAACAAACAAAGTACAAGAACAAACGTAAACACCAGCCGAGTGTCCTAGCCATGACATCCAATCCAAGTAATTTCCACTGAGGCAGGCCATTGTTTTATTCTATTAAATCGCCACAAGTAGATCTTGACACTCTAATTGTATCAACAAACTTTGGAACTCTTGTACGGGCATATTGGAAATTTGGAGAAGTCTGTCTATTCAAGATACATGTACAAGGCTTTCTCTTGAAATCCAAAATAACATGCCTCCCATTTTGCTACATTTCTTAGAACAAGCAATGATATAGCAAAAGTAAATATCAGTTGTCAGTCTCCCAAATCATGAAATTGAAGGTTATTTCGACTAAGTCAGGCTATTAATTCTATTCTATT
The window above is part of the Euphorbia lathyris chromosome 3, ddEupLath1.1, whole genome shotgun sequence genome. Proteins encoded here:
- the LOC136224148 gene encoding pentatricopeptide repeat-containing protein At2g27800, mitochondrial-like, giving the protein MIYLRRDSIAQIYSKVSFISVPRLSYHCASFCNFAFPSFISLSQFSASSCPLTANINSFKVFGQTESCLGYSFPSNQIITGSFGGFLCSYYSTKVPSRSFRRRQSKRLKAGRKPVLNEAKFQQAISQLPPRFSNEQLCNVLTVEEDPLVCFEIFNWASQTPRFRHDTFTYHITIKKLGVAKMYQEMDDVVNQVLAVPYIGNEALYNTIIYFFTEARKLTRAVNIFKHMKNSPNLECRPSIRTYNSLFTAMLSRGRNSYINHIYMDTIRCLFKQMVDDGVEPDIFSLNSMIKGYVLSLHVNDALRIFHQMGTVYNCVPNAFSYDYLIHGLCSQGRTNNARELCEEMEKKGFIPSSKSYNSLVNALALNGEVNVAVDYLWEMIRRHKSPDFITYRTVLDEICRQQTVREAMQLLKEWQEKDLLDGHIYNKLLNVLEDDFGYSNNRN